A segment of the Marinomonas posidonica IVIA-Po-181 genome:
TGTCATCTACAAATTTCGTTCTATGCATGTAGACGCGGAAAAAGATGGTGCTCAATTTGCCCAAGAGGATGATCCTAGGGCTTATTATTTTGGTGCCTTCATGCGCAAAACACGTATTGATGAGCTACCGCAGTTATGGAGTGTCCTTAAAGGTGATTTGCATTTTGTTGGACCAAGACCAGAGCGTAAGATTTTCACCGATAAGCTTGAGGAGGAAATACCTTATTATAATGAGCGACACCTTGTAAGCCCCGGTATTACCGGTTGGGCACAGGTCTTGTACCCTTATGGTGCGAATACAGAGGACGCTCGTCAAAAACTAATGTATGACCTGTATTATATTAAACACTGGAGCATCTGGCTTGAAATCGAAACCCTTATTCGCACTGTATTGGTCGTGTTGGGACGAAAAGGGTTATAGGTAAGTTGGGCATCATACAACGCCTCGTGCCTCGATTTAATACCTCATCGCCGTATACCATCTTCTTTCCTCGATTTATCCGGCCAAAGGGTTTGTTTGTAGGGGATTTGATTATGTTTGGTTTTTTGTTTATAGGGAGTGTTGGATGTTTGTTTTAGTGACGGGTGGTGCGGGTTACATTGGTTCGCATACGTGTGTTGAGTTGATTAAGGCGGGTTTTGAGCCGGTTATCATCGATAATTTGTCGAACAGTAAGTTGGTTGTGTTAGACCGTATTGAGTCGATTACCGGCAAGCGTCCTGTGTTTATGGAAGGGGATATTCTGGATTCTGCTTTTTTGGATGGTGTGTTTAAGCAGTATTCTTTTGCGGCGGTGATGCATTTTGCTGGTTTGAAGGCGGTGGGTGAGTCGGTTCAGAAGCCGTTGTGGTATTACGAAAATAATGTCTCTGGTACGCTGAATTTGATTAAGGCGATGGAGCGTGTAGGCTTGCGCAATCTGATTTTTAGTTCGTCTGCGACTGTGTATGGTTTGCCTAAGTCTGTGCCAATTCGTGAGGATTTTCCGACGTCGACATCGAATCCTTATGGGGCGAGTAAGTTGATGGTGGAGAATATTCTGACGGATGTGGCTAAGGTGAATGCGCAGTGGAATATTGCGACTTTGCGCTATTTTAATCCGATTGGGGCCCATGAGTCGGGTTTGATTGGGGAAGATCCTAAAGGCATTCCGAACAATTTGTTGCCCTTTATTAGTCAAGTGGCGGTGGGTAAGTTGGCGTGTTTGAGTGTGTTTGGCGATGACTATGATACGGTCGATGGTACGGGCGTGCGTGATTATATTCACGTGGTGGATTTGGCGCGCGGTCATGTGTGTGCGCTAGATAAGGTATTGACTGGCGCAGGGCATTTCGTGGTGAATTTGGGGGCAGGGAGCGGTTATTCTGTCTTGGAAATGGTGAAAGCATTTGAAGCGGTGTCTCATCAAGCGATCGCGTATAAGGTGGTGGAGCGTCGTCCAGGGGACATTGCCACGTGTTATGCCGATCCGGAATACGCCAAAACGTTTTTGGGTTGGCAGGCGGAGTTTGATTTGACGCGTATGTGCGAAGATTCATGGCGTTGGCAGTCGAATAACCCCAATGGGTTTGACGTATAGCAGGCCTTGGATCATGCCTCAACTAATCTTTCATCGCCGGTTTGCATTATCGTACCTCGATTCATCCAGCCTACGATTTGATGTGAAAGTTTTTTGTGGTGAGATTTTTTGTCTTTCTGTTGCTTATGATCTGGAAAACTCAGCTGAACTATCTATGGATACTGCGAATAAGTCGTTTTCACACTTTGGTTATAATTCGATCTAACTGATATTTAATGAAATTATTTATCCATAGAAGATAAAAATATGTCTTTTTTACATATGCCATAGAAATCACCTAAGTGCAGTCTGACCGCTATTTAGGCGAAGATGACATAGTGCGATTCAGTGATCGTTATGGGCGTTAGATACATTTGTTTTGCGGGTTTACTGTCCAAAAGCCTATGGCCATGGTTATAATGCATGCTATTGTGCTTTTTAACCTCAACTTATCTGGTTGCTCTTCATTGCTTTGACTCCATTGCTTTGACTTGAAATATTCTAGAACTTTTTGATGAAATGCGGGCCGTATGTCTTTTGCGAAAACTGAAAATAAGACTTTTTTAGCAAACGCTTCCTTTCTTGCCCTAATGCAAGCTGTGAATTCCTTTCTTCCTCTGTTGACTGTGCCTTTTTTAGTTCGAGTGCTGGGGGTAGAGTTATTCGGAAAACTAGCCTTTGCAACCGCTTTAATGTATTACTTTTTTGTTTTGACCGATTATGGTTTTAATTTGACGGCGACAAGAGATATTTCAATTAATCGGTCTGATATTCATAGGGTGAAGGAAATATATACTTGTGTTTTTTTTATTAAAGCTGTTTTAATTGGTGTGAGTTTTTTGATTTTAATGGCTGTTTTCTTTTTTTTTCCTACTTATATTAAAAATTGGCCACTATACCTTTTCTCGTTTTTTGCCATTGTTTGGCAATCTTTTTTTCCTACCTGGTTTTTCCAGGGTATGGAAAAAATGAAATATATTACGTATTTAAGTGTTCTATCAAAAATATTATTTACTGTTGGTATTTTTGCTTTTGTTCAAGGGCCTGAGGATTATCTTTTAGTGCCTATTTTAACGGCTTTAGGGTTCTTTTTTTCTTCATCTTATGCTTTGTATTTAATTCACCATCAACATGGTGTATCGTTTGTGCTTGTTCCTTGGTCATTGGTTAGGAAAAATATCATTGATGGTTGGTACGTTTTTTTATCTCAGATGAAAATTACCCTGTTTAGTTCTACGAATGTTGTGATGTTGGGGGCTATGACTGGTCCTATTGCCGTTGGGTACTATGTTGCTGCTGAGAAAATTATGCGCGCTTTGGCGTTAGCACAGACACCTATAACGGGCGCATTATTTCCTTTAATTGCCAATAAAATGAAAAAAGACAAGGCACTGGCGATTAAAAAGTTAAAGAACATTGCTTACCTAGGCAGTACTTTTTATCTTTGCGTGTTTGGTATTGGTTATTTTTTATCGGATTATGTTATCGCTCTTTTGTATGGTGATGAGTTACAGGAAAGTGCTTGGGCGTTGAAAGTTATGTTGATTATTCCCTTGCTTATTTTTCTTAATAATATTTTTGGCACTCAGATCCTATTAAATACAGGTCGTGAAAAACTCTTTTTTTATGTTTTACTGCTTGCTGCGATATTGAGCTTGGTTTTGTGCTTTAGTTTGACGTATCTATATTCTTATCAAGGTACGGTAATAGCCCTATTGGTAACCGAAGTGTTTGTCGTTTTAGCTTTTTTTGTTCTAGTTTACAAGGACTGGGTGCATGCATAAACCCGATGGTGTCGTTGTTTTATATAATCCTGATAGCTCTGTGTGGGCTAATATCGCCTCGTATATCGATTATGTTGGTTTACTGTATGTTGTCGATAATTCAGAACAAAAAAATCTATTGCTTATTGATAAGATTAAAAACCATCCCAGCACTGTCTACATCGATAATAAATCGAATCTAGGGATCGCCTCAGCTCTGAATAGGGGGGCTAAGGAGGCAATAAGCCACCGCGCGTCATGGTTATTAACCATGGATCAAGATAGCCGTTTTGATGAAGCGTCATTGCAGACATTGGTCACTTTTGCGTATTCTCTACCAGAAGATCATAAAATAGGTGTCTTGTCACCTGTTCATAAAACCATTAATACTGCCGTCCCTGTCGTTAAAGGCGATATATTGACTATTGAAGTAGATAGTGTGATGACGTCGGGTAATTTAATTTACCTTGAGGCATTTCAGTCTGTCGGGGGGTTCTTAGAAAAATATTTTATAGACTGCGTTGATCACGAATATTGCCTGAGATTGAAGGTTAATGGTTTTAAGATAATTTTACATAAAGAAATTTTTTTAGAACATAATCTGGGTGATATCGAGTTTATATCTCTTTTTGGTAAAAAAGTTTACTATACCAATCACAGTGCCATGCGACGTTATTATATTTCAAGGAATCGGCTTGATCTTATTTTTAGATATGGCTCAAGGTTTCCTTTTTTTTGCTTTAAGGAGCTTTGGAAGTTATTGATTGAGGTTTTAAAGGTTATTCTATTTGAGACTGATAAGTTTAGAAAAGTTTTTTTTACTGTTAAGGGGGGGTGGCATTTCTTTTTTAACAGGTTTGGTCAGTTATAAATTTTAAGGTTATCTAATTTTATGGCATTTATTTTTTCTTTGTTTTCATATTTATATATGTTTTTTGCTGTGTATTTGTATTCATTAAATAGAATTAATAAGTTATTATTTATCTTTTTTGTTTGCTGTTTCTCTAGTGTTTTTTCAGCATATCTATCTCATGATTCATCTGCTTACCATAATATTTATGCTGATTATTCAGGAACTGGATTTGGTTCAGTTTTAAATGAAATGTTAGGTTACGAATTGTTTTTTTTAATGCTTTCGAAAATTGCTAGTCCTTTTAATGTTTTTTTCTTATTTTTTATTTACGCTTTCTTATCTTTTTCTATCAAGCTTGCTTTAATCGAAAGAGTTAGTAGAATGCCTGTGTTGTCGCTATCTTTGTTTTTCGCTTTTTTCTTTTTATACTTAGACGGTACCGTAATTCGCGTCAGTTTAGGTATCGCTGTTGCTTATTGGGGAATTTACTTGTTGTCTAAAAATCATTTTATTGGTTTTTTTACAGTAATATTGCTAAGCACACTGCTTTTTCATTATTCCTTAATTGTTCTTTTGATCATGCCGTTTTTTCGAAGTCATATTTCAATTTTATTTATAATAGCACTTACGTTTTTCTTTTTGGCACTTTTCTTTCTAGGTCATGGTATATTGGGCTTTTTATTAGTTGTTACCCAACATTTAGATTCTTCCTTCATCGGCGTGAACAAGCTTGTCTCTTATGTAAAATATTCTCAGATGAGTCATCCTTACTCTATTGTTTTTGGGACTCTTTTTTTTGCTTCTTTGGTTGGGTATTTCTTATTTAAAAAGAAGCTTAGCGAATTCGAATTGATTTCGTTTAATATGCTTTTTTTATCCTTTCTTTGTCTTGTCGCTTTATATGAGTCTCAAGCGTTGCAGAACCGGTTTAGTGAAATATTTCGCTATTCCCTAGTTTTTGTTGCTCCGATTTTTTATGAGACGTTAACGCGTTTTTCTGTGAAACCTCGTTTGGCATTAGGTATATATTGTGTTTTCCTCAGTGGTTACTTCTTTTATTATTACTATTTTAAGGGGATTATCAGTGATAGAAATCTTGGGCTTTTACACACTTACTTTTTCTAAATTCTTGTGAAATGAGACTTAAATGATTCAAATTCTATTGGCGACCTACAATGGTGCTAAGTACCTAGAAGCCCAACTCGACTCTTTGCTGGCTCAAACCTGTAGACGTTGGACATTAATTGCCCATGATGATGGTTCAAACGATCAGACGCTTGATATACTTCGTGCCTATCAGCTCAACCATCCAGATATTATTGAAATATTAGAAGATGGTTTAACTTTTGGGAACCCGTGTGATAACTTTACCCATTTGCTGGCGTCCTCCGTCGCTGAGTATGTGATGTTTTGTGATCAGGATGACGTCTGGTTACCTGACAAGATAGAAAAGTCTTTTAATAAGATGCAAGCGTTAGAAAGTAAGTATCCTAGTTCGCCGGTTGTGGTTCACACTGATCTGGAAGTGGTTGATGAGTCCTTATTTACCATTGCGCCGTCTATGTTTGAGTACCAGGGTTTAGACAAATCCATCAAGAGTTTGTTGCAGATATTGGCAAAGGGCTCTGTGACAGGTTGTACCATGATGATGAATCGGCAAGCTATTGCTGTGTCGCAGCCTATATTGCCCTTCGCAGTGATGCATGACTGGTGGATAGCGGCTATGGTGATTAAGCATCAAGGCGTTGTTGAGTTTATTGATGAGCCTTTAATTCAATATCGTCAGCACACTAGCAATTCTATTGGGGCGAAGAAAAATTCATTTTGTCATTTACTAAAGCGTTCTTTTAACTATTTATTATCTCCAGAGGCCTTTTTTAAGGCTTGGAATCAGGCAAAAGTGGTTCAGCCAAATTTAAATTTTTGTTATTTTTTGGGCAAAAAGATTCATATTATTTTAAAGAATTTATTTTAATAAGTATTTTATTGGTTATAGAGAGTGATTATGAAAATCTTAGTCACCGGTGGTGCCGGTTTTATTGGTAGTGCAGTGGTTCGTTATTTGCAGAGCCACACTCAGCATTATGTTGTTAACCTAGACAAACTAACCTATGCAGGTAATTTAGAGTCTATTCCTGAGTCGTTGCAGAATGAGCATTATTCTTTTGAACAGGTGGATATTTGCGATGCTGTTGCGTTGGATAAAGTGTTCAACATTCATCAGCCGGATGTGGTCATGCACCTAGCGGCGGAGAGTCATGTTGATCGTTCTATCGATGGCCCTGGTGATTTTATCCAGACCAATGTGGTGGGTACGTATACTTTATTGGAAGCGAGCCGCAAGTATTGGATGAGGCTGTCTGGCGATAAAAAATCTACATTTCGCTTTCATCATATTTCTACCGATGAAGTGTATGGGGATTTACCACATCCCGATGAGGTAGAAGATGAGTTGCCTCTGTTTACCGAAACCACGCCTTATGCACCGAGTTCGCCTTATTCTGCCAGTAAGGCTAGTTCAGACCATTTGGTTCGTGCTTGGTTACGTACTTATGGCCTGCCGACAGTTGTGACTAATTGCTCGAATAACTATGGCCCTTATCACTTTCCTGAAAAGCTCATTCCCCATGTGATTTTGAATGCTTTGTCGGGTAAGAATTTGCCTGTCTACGGTGACGGCTCGCAAATTCGTGATTGGTTGTATGTGGAAGACCACGCACGTGCTTTGGTGAAAGTGGCAACCGAGGGTAAAGTAGGCGAAACCTACAATATTGGCGGCCACAATGAGAAGCGTAATATCGAAGTGGTGAAGACGATTTGTGCTTTGCTGGAAGAGTTGGTGCCTGCAAAACCCCAGGGCGTCAATGCCTATGAAGATTTGATCACTTATGTGAAGGATCGGCCGGGCCATGACGTACGTTATGCCATTGATGCCAATAAAATTGCCCATGATCTAGGCTGGGAGCCAGAAGAAACCTTTGAGACTGGCATGCGCAAAACGGTACAATGGTATTTAGACAATCCAGAATGGTGGCAGCGCGTGTTAAGCGGTGACTATCAATTACATCGTATTGGCGAAAACGCATAAGGACTGGGTATGACAAAACGTAAAGGCATTATTTTAGCGGGCGGTAGCGGCACGCGCCTGCATCCGTTAACCTTGGCCACGTCAAAACAACTGATGCCCATTTATGATAAGCCAATGATCTATTATCCGCTGTCTGTGCTTATGTTGGCTGGTATTCGTGAGGTGTTGATCATTACGACACCCGAAGACCAAGCGAGTTTTCAGCATTTATTGGGTGATGGTCGCCAATTTGGGGTTGAGTTAACTTATGCTATTCAACCTTCACCAGATGGTTTGGCTCAAGCCTTTATTATAGGTGAAGATTTTATAGGTGATGACAATGTGGCACTGGTATTGGGTGATAATATTTTCTTCGGCCAACATTTTTCTGAAAAATTACAGCAAGTTTCATCTCTTGAGAAAGGTGCTACCGTGTTTGGGTACCATGTTTCTGATCCGGAGCGCTTTGGTGTGGTGGCCTTTGATGAGGCGGGCAAAGCCGTGAGCATTGAAGAAAAACCAGAAAATCCTAAGTCGCCCTATGCGGTGACAGGGTTGTATTTTTACGACAATGATGTGGTTGAGATTGCTAAGAAGATACATCCTTCGGTACGTGGCGAATTAGAAATTACCGATGTGAACTTGGCGTATCTGCATCGTGGTGATTTGCATGTGTCTTTACTGGGCCGAGGCTTTGCTTGGCTGGATACAGGAACACACGACTCTTTGCTGGAAGCTGGGCAGTTTGTTCAAACTGTAGAGCATCGTCAAGGCTTTAAAATTGCTTGCTTAGAAGAAATTGCCTATCGTCAAGAATGGATAACTCAAGAGCAACTGATCGAGTCTGGTAATGCATTAAAGAAAACAGGATATGGTCAATATCTGTTGAAAGTTGCTGATGGGGATTATTAAAGGTAGGCATGATGAATGTGATTAAAACAAACATTAATGATGTAATTATTATTGAACCAAAAGTGTTTGGTGATGAACGCGGTTTTTTCTTAGAGACTTTTCAAGCAGAACGCTACAAGGAAGAGGTCGGAATTGACCTTCCATTTGTACAGGATAATCATTCTCGCTCTGGTAGGAATGTGCTCCGTGGGCTGCATTTTCAAAAATCTAAGCCTCAAGGTAAATTAGTAAGGGTTGTTCGAGGTGAAGTGTTTGATGTAGCAGTAGATATACGAAAAGGCTCTGCCACTTTCGGTCAATGGGCTGGTGTATTGTTGAGTGAAGAAAATAAACGTCAGTTTTGGGTTCCGCCTGGTTTGGCACATGGTTTTGTCGTTTTGTCTGATGTTGCAGATTTTGAATATAAGTGTACGGATTATTACGACCCAGCAGACGAAGGGGCACTTATTTGGAATGATCCCGATGTGGCTATTGATTGGCCGGAAGGCATTGAGCCTATTTTATCTCATAAAGATGAACTTGCTTTAAGACTGAAAGACTTATAACAATATGCGAATTTTACTTACAGGTAAAAATGGGCAGCTTGGTCGTTGCTTCCAAGATGTCGTTCTTCCCACAAACCATGAGCTTTTTGCTTTTGCTTCGTCCGAGTTGGATATAACTAACATTGAAGAGGTTAGTGCGGTTGTTAGTGATATTCAACCAGACATTATCGTTAATGCAGCAGCTTATACAGGGGTTGATAAAGCAGAAATTGAATCTGAGCAAGTTTTTCTTGTTAATGCTACTGGGCCTGAAATATTGGCAAAGTATGCTGCTCGGTTAAATATACCTCTAATCCATGTGTCAACTGATTACGTGTTTGATGGAGCTGCAGTTGAGCCTTATCAAGTTTTTGATAAAACAAATCCGCAAGGGGTATATGGCGCTTCTAAGTTAGCTGGAGAGCAGGCTGTTGCTGTTGCGTGTGAAAAATACATTATTTTACGTACCGCTTGGGTGTTTAGTGAATATGGCAATAATTTTGTCCAAACCATGATGCGTTTAGCAAAAGAAAGAGATGAACTGAGTGTTGTGGCTGATCAGTATGGTTGTCCAACTTATGCTGGTGATTTGGCTCAAGCTATTTTGCAAATTTGCGAACAGTATAAGCAGGGTGAGCCATTTGCCTGGGGGCTTTACCATTATTGTGGAGATATACCGACCAGTTGGCATGGTTTTGCCCGTACCATCTTTGCTAAAGCTGAGGCGTTGGGTGTAATTGTTAAGCGCCCACAACTTAAAGCGATCAGTTCTG
Coding sequences within it:
- a CDS encoding flippase: MSFAKTENKTFLANASFLALMQAVNSFLPLLTVPFLVRVLGVELFGKLAFATALMYYFFVLTDYGFNLTATRDISINRSDIHRVKEIYTCVFFIKAVLIGVSFLILMAVFFFFPTYIKNWPLYLFSFFAIVWQSFFPTWFFQGMEKMKYITYLSVLSKILFTVGIFAFVQGPEDYLLVPILTALGFFFSSSYALYLIHHQHGVSFVLVPWSLVRKNIIDGWYVFLSQMKITLFSSTNVVMLGAMTGPIAVGYYVAAEKIMRALALAQTPITGALFPLIANKMKKDKALAIKKLKNIAYLGSTFYLCVFGIGYFLSDYVIALLYGDELQESAWALKVMLIIPLLIFLNNIFGTQILLNTGREKLFFYVLLLAAILSLVLCFSLTYLYSYQGTVIALLVTEVFVVLAFFVLVYKDWVHA
- a CDS encoding glycosyltransferase family 2 protein produces the protein MHKPDGVVVLYNPDSSVWANIASYIDYVGLLYVVDNSEQKNLLLIDKIKNHPSTVYIDNKSNLGIASALNRGAKEAISHRASWLLTMDQDSRFDEASLQTLVTFAYSLPEDHKIGVLSPVHKTINTAVPVVKGDILTIEVDSVMTSGNLIYLEAFQSVGGFLEKYFIDCVDHEYCLRLKVNGFKIILHKEIFLEHNLGDIEFISLFGKKVYYTNHSAMRRYYISRNRLDLIFRYGSRFPFFCFKELWKLLIEVLKVILFETDKFRKVFFTVKGGWHFFFNRFGQL
- the rfbC gene encoding dTDP-4-dehydrorhamnose 3,5-epimerase, with the translated sequence MNVIKTNINDVIIIEPKVFGDERGFFLETFQAERYKEEVGIDLPFVQDNHSRSGRNVLRGLHFQKSKPQGKLVRVVRGEVFDVAVDIRKGSATFGQWAGVLLSEENKRQFWVPPGLAHGFVVLSDVADFEYKCTDYYDPADEGALIWNDPDVAIDWPEGIEPILSHKDELALRLKDL
- a CDS encoding EpsG family protein encodes the protein MAFIFSLFSYLYMFFAVYLYSLNRINKLLFIFFVCCFSSVFSAYLSHDSSAYHNIYADYSGTGFGSVLNEMLGYELFFLMLSKIASPFNVFFLFFIYAFLSFSIKLALIERVSRMPVLSLSLFFAFFFLYLDGTVIRVSLGIAVAYWGIYLLSKNHFIGFFTVILLSTLLFHYSLIVLLIMPFFRSHISILFIIALTFFFLALFFLGHGILGFLLVVTQHLDSSFIGVNKLVSYVKYSQMSHPYSIVFGTLFFASLVGYFLFKKKLSEFELISFNMLFLSFLCLVALYESQALQNRFSEIFRYSLVFVAPIFYETLTRFSVKPRLALGIYCVFLSGYFFYYYYFKGIISDRNLGLLHTYFF
- the rfbB gene encoding dTDP-glucose 4,6-dehydratase yields the protein MKILVTGGAGFIGSAVVRYLQSHTQHYVVNLDKLTYAGNLESIPESLQNEHYSFEQVDICDAVALDKVFNIHQPDVVMHLAAESHVDRSIDGPGDFIQTNVVGTYTLLEASRKYWMRLSGDKKSTFRFHHISTDEVYGDLPHPDEVEDELPLFTETTPYAPSSPYSASKASSDHLVRAWLRTYGLPTVVTNCSNNYGPYHFPEKLIPHVILNALSGKNLPVYGDGSQIRDWLYVEDHARALVKVATEGKVGETYNIGGHNEKRNIEVVKTICALLEELVPAKPQGVNAYEDLITYVKDRPGHDVRYAIDANKIAHDLGWEPEETFETGMRKTVQWYLDNPEWWQRVLSGDYQLHRIGENA
- a CDS encoding glycosyltransferase family 2 protein encodes the protein MIQILLATYNGAKYLEAQLDSLLAQTCRRWTLIAHDDGSNDQTLDILRAYQLNHPDIIEILEDGLTFGNPCDNFTHLLASSVAEYVMFCDQDDVWLPDKIEKSFNKMQALESKYPSSPVVVHTDLEVVDESLFTIAPSMFEYQGLDKSIKSLLQILAKGSVTGCTMMMNRQAIAVSQPILPFAVMHDWWIAAMVIKHQGVVEFIDEPLIQYRQHTSNSIGAKKNSFCHLLKRSFNYLLSPEAFFKAWNQAKVVQPNLNFCYFLGKKIHIILKNLF
- the rfbD gene encoding dTDP-4-dehydrorhamnose reductase — protein: MRILLTGKNGQLGRCFQDVVLPTNHELFAFASSELDITNIEEVSAVVSDIQPDIIVNAAAYTGVDKAEIESEQVFLVNATGPEILAKYAARLNIPLIHVSTDYVFDGAAVEPYQVFDKTNPQGVYGASKLAGEQAVAVACEKYIILRTAWVFSEYGNNFVQTMMRLAKERDELSVVADQYGCPTYAGDLAQAILQICEQYKQGEPFAWGLYHYCGDIPTSWHGFARTIFAKAEALGVIVKRPQLKAISSDQYPTPAKRPEYSVMSTKALSRFGVQAPSWSSSLNFVLDKLK
- the galE gene encoding UDP-glucose 4-epimerase GalE, which produces MFVLVTGGAGYIGSHTCVELIKAGFEPVIIDNLSNSKLVVLDRIESITGKRPVFMEGDILDSAFLDGVFKQYSFAAVMHFAGLKAVGESVQKPLWYYENNVSGTLNLIKAMERVGLRNLIFSSSATVYGLPKSVPIREDFPTSTSNPYGASKLMVENILTDVAKVNAQWNIATLRYFNPIGAHESGLIGEDPKGIPNNLLPFISQVAVGKLACLSVFGDDYDTVDGTGVRDYIHVVDLARGHVCALDKVLTGAGHFVVNLGAGSGYSVLEMVKAFEAVSHQAIAYKVVERRPGDIATCYADPEYAKTFLGWQAEFDLTRMCEDSWRWQSNNPNGFDV
- the rfbA gene encoding glucose-1-phosphate thymidylyltransferase RfbA; the protein is MTKRKGIILAGGSGTRLHPLTLATSKQLMPIYDKPMIYYPLSVLMLAGIREVLIITTPEDQASFQHLLGDGRQFGVELTYAIQPSPDGLAQAFIIGEDFIGDDNVALVLGDNIFFGQHFSEKLQQVSSLEKGATVFGYHVSDPERFGVVAFDEAGKAVSIEEKPENPKSPYAVTGLYFYDNDVVEIAKKIHPSVRGELEITDVNLAYLHRGDLHVSLLGRGFAWLDTGTHDSLLEAGQFVQTVEHRQGFKIACLEEIAYRQEWITQEQLIESGNALKKTGYGQYLLKVADGDY